TTGCGCCAGCGCGGCGCAGCGCAGGGCGGGCTGGTCCTTGCGCGTGGCGAAGGCATTTGGATGGGTGATGGCGAGCTTTACTTTGCCTGCACCAGCGGCGGCGCGGCCAAGCTCGGCCAGATTTTCAAGCTGGTTCCGGGGCGTGACAAGCGTTCGGACGCTCTGCAATTATTCTTCGAAAGCGAGAGCGAGGAGCAGTTTAACTACGGTGACAATCTTACGGTGCAATCAAACGGCCATCTGATCGTTTGCGAAGACCAATATGGCGAGACGGTCGATAATTATCTCCGCGGCGTTACGCCTGAAGGCAATGCCTATCCGTTCGCACGGCTGAGGATTCAGACTGAACCGGCTGGCGCTTGCTTCTCGCCGGATGGCAAAGTGCTGTTCGTCAATGCCTACAGCCCGACGGCGACGCTCGCGATTTCCGGGCCTTGGTTCGCTTAGGTTTCCGCTTGGGGCACGTTTAGGGGTTCACTTAGGGACAGTGTGAGCGGAGTTCTGGCGCTGCGATTTATGCGGCGCTAGAAACCCGCCATGTCTGCATTTCTATTTGCTCTTGTCGCTGTGATGGTGACGTCGCTCGGCAGCCGCGATCAATTGCTGATCGCGAATATCTCCGGGCGGCTGGGGCGCTCTATTCCGTTGCTGGTAATCAGTTGTTGTGTCGCGGTGATAACGGCGCTGCTGATGACGCTGTCCGGTCAGTATATTGCCGCTCTTCTGCCAAGTGCCGCGAAGACTATGCTCGTCGCGTTCGCACTGATGATAGCAGCGGTGGAATTGGCATGGCCCAACAAGCGCAGCTTTATCAAGGAGCCGACTCGCTCGCTAACGGCGATCGGTGTCGTGCTGTTCGTCCGTCAGGTTGGAGATGGCTCGCGCTTCCTGATCTTTGCTTTTGCCGCCGGTTCCGGCACGCCGTGGTTTGCAGCCGTCGGTGGGGCGCTGGGCGGGATTGGCGCGGTTCTAATCGGCTGGATGATGGCGGATGAGCTCGCACAGACTTTGCCGCTGCGATCGATCCGCCTGGTGTTATCGGTCGTGCTGGCAATCGGGGCCATTGTAACCGGCCTATCGGCGCGAGGCTTAATCGGTTAATCCGATCATAGTAATAGTGACTAATCCAGAAACCCGATGAGAGGTCGCCCGTTGTTTAGTTATGACATTCTACACGAAGGGAAATTTTCATGACCGATACTAGTGCCCAAGCAGGCAATAATTCGAAAGCCGCACTCGTTAGCGAACTGAATGGTTTGCTCGCCGACCATATGGCTTTGTTTTTCAAGACTAAGAACTTTCACTGGCATGTTGCCGGGCCGCGTTTCCGCGATCTGCACTTGCTGTTTGACGAGCACGCGATTGCTATCCGCGACCAGATCGATGTGATTGGAGAGCGTGTTCGCAAGCTGGGCGAGAACACGCTGACTTCCATAGGCTCGATCGCGCAGCACACGCAGGTGAAGGATCAGGACGATACCTCGCTCTCGGCGGAAGCAATGATCGAGGAATTGCGCGATGATAACGCCGCAATGGTTGCGCGCCTCAAAGGTATGAAACCACTCGCCGAACAAGCAGGCGATAATGCAACCGATGGCCTGCTTGATGACTGGACCGATGCCGCGGAGGAGCGTGTCTGGTTCCTCACCCAAACTCTAAAGTAACTCTCTAGCCCAACACTCCGGAAACCCGCGCGGCACTATGCTGGCGCGGGTTTTTTGCTATGGGCGCGGGATGGATAGACTGAATATCGTTGAGAACGCCGACGATACGGCGATTGCCGCTTGGTTGGTGGGACAATTGTCCGCTGCGCTTGATGCAAGCGATGGCCGGATCGCGATCAGTATCCCCGGCGGCTCGACACCCTTTCCTATTCTGAAGGAGCTGACTGGCGGCGCGCTCGACTGGAGCCGGATTGACGTGTGGCCGGGCGATGACCGGATTGTTCCGGAAGACCACGAAGCCAGCAACACAGGTAAGATACGGGATCTGCTTGAACCGGCCGGTGCAAAGGTGATTGCGTTGAGCGAAGACGCGCAGCCACCGCATTTCGCTTTAGTCTGGCTGGGAATGGGCGCTGACGGGCATATCGCATCATTATTTCCGAACACCGATCCCCAAATGGACGATCCGCAGCATGTGCGCCGCCTGACACCCGATCCGCTACCCCCAGAGGCACCGTTCGACCGGATTACGCTCACCATCCCTGCGCTGCTGAATAGCGATGCACTGGCCTTTGTCATTCGGGGTGATAACAAGCGCGCGGTGTTCGATGCTGCCACGCGCGGTGAGCATGATTTGCCGATTGCGCGCATCCTTGGCGCGGCGAAACAGCCGGTCATATGCTTCGCCTGATCCCTGCCCCGCTGCACCGCTTGCTGTATCAGCAGGCCCACAGGCTGCGTAGCCTGTGGTGGCGACTGACCAAGCCCGCGGTCGAGGGTGCTGCGGTGATAGCAACCGACCTCAACGACCAATTGCTGCTCATCCGGATGAGCTACGGATCGGGCGGATGGAGCGTTCCGACAGGCGGCGTGAAGATAGGCGAGGATCCGGCAAACGCCGCGCGGCGCGAGTTGCTTGAGGAAACCGGCTGCGAGGCGCATTCGCTGACTCTGCTCGGTATTCAGCGCGAAACTCTGCATGGCGCAGACAATGTGGTGCATGTATTTGCGGCCAAGGTGTCAGGACATCCGCAGGCTGACATGCGCGAAATTATCGAAGCACGATTCTTCCCGATGCATTCGCTGCCCGAACCGCTGACTGCGACTACGCGGCGGCGTTTGGAGCTCCTTAAGGCCGCATCACAGTAACGATAGCTGCGCAGTATCAGGCTTGCGATGGTCTTTCGTGCTTTCGTCGCCTTCAAGATTCGATAGCGTCAGCCCCATCAGGCGGATTGGCAGTGGTAGGGGTAAAAGCTCTTCCAGTAATTCGTGCCCTATCCGCGCAAACTCCAGCTTGTCGGCGACATTCTCGGTCAGCGATTTTGCGCGGGTGAGCGAAGTGAAATCGTTATATTTCAGTTTGAGCGTAATTGTCCGGCCTTTGGCCTCGGCGCGCTCGATCCGTTCCCAAACGATATCAATGATATTGTCCATCGCCTCGCGCAGAGCTGCGCCGCTGGAGATATCATCGCTGTAAGTACGCTCTCCGCCGAGTGATTTGCGGATACGGTTGGCGCGAACCGGACGCAGATCGATTCCTCGGGCCGCTCGGTACAGATAATCGCCCATGCTGCCGAAATTCTCGCGCAGGAACTCGACATCTTTCGCAGCCAGATCGGCCCCTGTTTCGATGCCCAGTCTGGCCATCTTCTCCGCGCCTTTGGGACCGACGCCGTGAAACCGGCGCACCGGCAGTGACGCGACAAACTGCGCTCCTTCGCCGGGTTTGATCACGCACATCCCATCGGGCTTGTTCTGGTCGCTGGCGAGTTTGGCGATAAACTTGTTGTAGCTGACACCCGCGCTCGCGGTCAGGCCCGTCTGCTCCTTGATCCGCTTGCGAATAAGCTGGGCAATCCGCGTGGCGCTGCCGATGCCGTGAATATCATCGGTCACATCGAGATAGGCTTCGTCCAGGCTCAGCGGTTCAACATGCGGTGTGAAATAGCGGAAGACTTCGCGGATGGTGGACGAAGCTTCCTTATACGCATCGAAGCGGTGCCGCACGAAAACGAGATCGGGACACAGGCGCTTGGCGGTGACCGATGGCATCGCCGATCGCACTCCAAATTTGCGTGCCTCATAGCTCGCGGCCGCCACCACGCCGCGACCGCCGGAGCCTCCTACCGCGACGGGCTTGCCGCGCAGGTCGGGATTGTCGCGTTGTTCCACGCTGGCGAAGAACGCATCCATATCGACATGAATGATCTTGCGCAGGCCGCCTTCGCTTTCAGGGGCATCTTCGGCGAAGTTGCCGGTATCTTCATTCGGGGCATCCTCATCGGCCATTCGCGCAGAATACACAGTCGGGAACGAAAGAGGAACTGCGACATTGCGGTTTCCAATGAAAACCTGCTGGCAATTCGCAGCGCAACCGCGCAAGGGAGCGCGCATGGCTACTCAGGCACATCGAACCAAACCCGCATTGGGCGAGCGCGAAATGATCGTGCTGATGGCGTTACTGATGAGCCTGCAAGCTTTTGGCATCGACGCCATGCTGCCCGCATTAGGGCAAATCGCTGGCGAGATGGGCGCCGATGGAAATGACCGCCAATTCGTGATTGGTGCCTATTTCCTGGGTGCCGGTGCGGGCGCTCTGTTCCCGGGAGCTTTCGCCGACCGTTATGGCAGGCGGCCGGTGCTCGCTGTCTCACTGATTGCCTATATCGCGCTGTCTATCGCTTGTGCTTTGGCGACCGATTACACGATGCTGCTGGCTTTCCGACTGATCCAAGGCTTCGCTTGTGCAGGGCTGAGCGTTGTGCCTGCAGCGATTGTGCGCGACCACGTTGGCGGTGACCGGATGGCACGGTTGATGAGCCTGATCATGATGATCTTCCTGCTTGTCCCGATCCTTGCCCCGGCAGTAGGGCAGGGCATACTGTATCTCGCTGGCTGGCGTGCCATATTCGGTATGATGGCGGTGATGGGCGTTTTGGTGGGCGTATGGGCTTGGCTAAGGCTGCCGGAGTCGCTTACCGAAGAAAACCGTCAGGATATCAATCTGTTTCCGATTCTGCGTAATATGGGCACGGCACTGACCAACCGCGGGGCGATCGGCTATGTAGTGGGTAGCGCTTTGGTGTTTGGGTCGCTGTTCGGCTTCCTCAACTCCTCTCAGCAATTGATTGCCGAGACATTCGATCAGGGCGAGAACTTCTATCTGATCTTTGGCGGGGCAGTAGTCGGTATGGTCGCGGCCAATTTCACCAACTCGCGGATTGTCGAGCGGTTTGGCGCGCGGCGGGTCGGGCATGCAGCGTTACTGGCGTTGATCGCAATCAGTTTTGCACAGCTTTGGAGTGCAAGCCAACCGCAGCAACCGCTATATCAATTTATCATCCTGATGAGCCTGTCGATGGCATCGCTCGGCTTTATCGGCGCGAATTTCAGTTCGATTGCGATGCAGCCATTCTACCATATCGCCGGGTCGGCCAGTTCGGCGCAGACGGCACTTCGTATGAGCACCGGCGCGGTGCTGGGTGCGCTGATCGGTTCGCTTTACGATGGCTCAGCGAAACCTCTGGCTGTGTCCATGCTGAGCTGCGCACTGGTGGCGCTCGCTTTTGTGTTGTTTAGCGAACGCGGAAAATTGTTTGGACGCAAAGTCCCCTCACCGGATTAGGCTTCGCTTTCGAGCTTGCGCCACGCCAGATCGGCAAATTCACACAGCAAGGGCCGCGTATCGCGCGGGTCGATGATGTCCTCGACATTGAACAGCTCGGCGCTGCGGAATGGTGATGTCACTTTGTCGAGCCGCGCTTTGATTTTCTCTAACTCGGCCGCCGGATCGTCCGATGCTTCCAGCTCCGATTTATACGCCACTTCCAGCCCGCCCGCGATGGGCAATGATCCCCAGTCGCCGCTCGGCCAGCAATAGCGATATTGATGACGGTCGGCATTGCTCATCGCGCTCCCTGCAATTCCGTAAGCGCGGCGCATCACGATTG
This genomic window from Pontixanthobacter aestiaquae contains:
- a CDS encoding TMEM165/GDT1 family protein, with the protein product MSAFLFALVAVMVTSLGSRDQLLIANISGRLGRSIPLLVISCCVAVITALLMTLSGQYIAALLPSAAKTMLVAFALMIAAVELAWPNKRSFIKEPTRSLTAIGVVLFVRQVGDGSRFLIFAFAAGSGTPWFAAVGGALGGIGAVLIGWMMADELAQTLPLRSIRLVLSVVLAIGAIVTGLSARGLIG
- a CDS encoding Dps family protein; the encoded protein is MTDTSAQAGNNSKAALVSELNGLLADHMALFFKTKNFHWHVAGPRFRDLHLLFDEHAIAIRDQIDVIGERVRKLGENTLTSIGSIAQHTQVKDQDDTSLSAEAMIEELRDDNAAMVARLKGMKPLAEQAGDNATDGLLDDWTDAAEERVWFLTQTLK
- a CDS encoding 6-phosphogluconolactonase, which produces MDRLNIVENADDTAIAAWLVGQLSAALDASDGRIAISIPGGSTPFPILKELTGGALDWSRIDVWPGDDRIVPEDHEASNTGKIRDLLEPAGAKVIALSEDAQPPHFALVWLGMGADGHIASLFPNTDPQMDDPQHVRRLTPDPLPPEAPFDRITLTIPALLNSDALAFVIRGDNKRAVFDAATRGEHDLPIARILGAAKQPVICFA
- a CDS encoding NUDIX domain-containing protein encodes the protein MLRLIPAPLHRLLYQQAHRLRSLWWRLTKPAVEGAAVIATDLNDQLLLIRMSYGSGGWSVPTGGVKIGEDPANAARRELLEETGCEAHSLTLLGIQRETLHGADNVVHVFAAKVSGHPQADMREIIEARFFPMHSLPEPLTATTRRRLELLKAASQ
- the dinB gene encoding DNA polymerase IV, producing MADEDAPNEDTGNFAEDAPESEGGLRKIIHVDMDAFFASVEQRDNPDLRGKPVAVGGSGGRGVVAAASYEARKFGVRSAMPSVTAKRLCPDLVFVRHRFDAYKEASSTIREVFRYFTPHVEPLSLDEAYLDVTDDIHGIGSATRIAQLIRKRIKEQTGLTASAGVSYNKFIAKLASDQNKPDGMCVIKPGEGAQFVASLPVRRFHGVGPKGAEKMARLGIETGADLAAKDVEFLRENFGSMGDYLYRAARGIDLRPVRANRIRKSLGGERTYSDDISSGAALREAMDNIIDIVWERIERAEAKGRTITLKLKYNDFTSLTRAKSLTENVADKLEFARIGHELLEELLPLPLPIRLMGLTLSNLEGDESTKDHRKPDTAQLSLL
- a CDS encoding multidrug effflux MFS transporter; this encodes MATQAHRTKPALGEREMIVLMALLMSLQAFGIDAMLPALGQIAGEMGADGNDRQFVIGAYFLGAGAGALFPGAFADRYGRRPVLAVSLIAYIALSIACALATDYTMLLAFRLIQGFACAGLSVVPAAIVRDHVGGDRMARLMSLIMMIFLLVPILAPAVGQGILYLAGWRAIFGMMAVMGVLVGVWAWLRLPESLTEENRQDINLFPILRNMGTALTNRGAIGYVVGSALVFGSLFGFLNSSQQLIAETFDQGENFYLIFGGAVVGMVAANFTNSRIVERFGARRVGHAALLALIAISFAQLWSASQPQQPLYQFIILMSLSMASLGFIGANFSSIAMQPFYHIAGSASSAQTALRMSTGAVLGALIGSLYDGSAKPLAVSMLSCALVALAFVLFSERGKLFGRKVPSPD